A stretch of Hydractinia symbiolongicarpus strain clone_291-10 chromosome 9, HSymV2.1, whole genome shotgun sequence DNA encodes these proteins:
- the LOC130656389 gene encoding pterin-4-alpha-carbinolamine dehydratase-like: protein MAALFPWKGKVLLPVWITTRVLLANMSSSPPTKRAKLSDEQRTELIEPLKIKGWSLVEGRDAIYKEFLFKDFNRAFGFMTRVGLMAEKMDHHPEWFNVYNKVQITLSTHDVSGLSLKDATLANFIEEVASS from the coding sequence ATGGCAGCACTCTTTCCTTGGAAAGGTAAAGTTCTGCTGCCTGTCTGGATTACAACCCGCGTGCTCCTGGCAAATATGTCTTCCTCACCACCAACAAAAAGAGCTAAATTATCTGATGAGCAAAGAACAGAATTAATCGAACCACTGAAGATCAAAGGATGGTCTTTGGTTGAAGGTAGAGACGCAATATACAAGGAGtttctttttaaagattttaatagGGCGTTCGGTTTTATGACGCGAGTTGGTTTAATGGCAGAAAAAATGGATCACCATCCGGAATGGTTTAACGTTTATAACAAAGTGCAAATAACGCTGAGCACTCATGATGTTTCTGGATTATCTCTAAAAGACGCCACACTCGCAAACTTTATAGAGGAAGTTGCATCTTCATGA